Part of the Sporosarcina sp. FSL K6-2383 genome is shown below.
AAACACCTTATTTCAAAAGGAAGTTTTGATAGGTATAAAACCACTGAATGATAACAGGTTCTATGACACAAGGAGGAATGGCAAGGAGCCATCCCTAGTGTCCCTTGTATTCTTGAAATCAAGCTGTCTAGGCATATAGTGAATAGAATGAAAAAAGGTCGCCCGATGTTAGCGCATCGAACGACCAGCTGTAATAGCGGTTCCCTACAAAGGGATTAGCGTCTATAAGGTGAGATAACCCATCCGTAATGAGGCCTTAACTCAAGGATGGGTTGTTTTTTATGGTCAATATAGTTGGTACTATAAAAGCAAATTCTTCTTTCCTTGGAGAAAGCCGTCAATCAAATAAACAGATTTAGTTTTAAATAAAGTCCGTCAGTTCAGTGTTTACGAAATTTAAAATGATTTCCCATAACCAATTTAAGCAATTTCAAAACTTAATTCACGAGATATATCTTCCTTTTATTTATCTGTTTGTTTTTGCTTCTTTTTCAAATACTCCGTACGTATTTTTTCTAGTTGCTGTTTTTCATCAAATTTGGCAGGCTTGAGTTTTTCATGATACTTTGTCACAGCCATCTTACCTTTGCTATCCAATTGATATTTTCCCACTTTGTTCACCTACTTTTCTTGTCTTAAAGAGAATCTATTCACCAAATATAATATACCCTATTTTACTGTAGTAAATCTCTTTACTTTATTAGCGTACTGCCTAACCTTGCATATATCAGTAAAAACTTAGTAACTTCACGATTGGAATGAGCGATTCCAATCATTATTTCCCTTCATGCAACTGCCGATGTAACTGCCGTACTTGTTCTGCAAGCCTTGGAACCGGGCCATCTACCTCTATATCTCGAATAACTTCTTGAATCGGTAAATTACGAACGCGGGATGCAGGGACTCCCATTTCTTGTAGCCACTCAGCGAGTTGGGTAGAAGAACTCGCATACACAATACGGCCTAATCCCACCCAACCATGGGCTGCCGCACACATCGGACAATGTTCGCCAGATGTATAGACCGTTGCTTGGCTCCTTTCCAAAGGTGTCATATTTTCAGCAGCCCAACGTGCGATAGCAAATTCAGGATGTTGGGTATAATCTCCGCCTGAAACACGATTATGATCTTCTTTGAGCACATCCCCGCTAGCTGAAACAAGAATTGAACCAAATGGCTCGTCTCCTATATCTAATGCGTGCTTTGCAAGTTCTATACAGCGCTCTAAATGCTTGAGATCTGTCTCATTAATCATTGAGAATTCGCTCCTTTGGATTTATATCAACACTAAATTGAACAACATTTATAAGATTTTCACTTTATATTCAACCGCTTTTTCATAAACAAGCGTATTGAAGTTTATGTAAATCGATCGATCGAAAAAAGAGTAATATTTTTTTCAGTCTTCCCTAAAATAATCAATTCACTTAAGATTTGTCCGATTACACTGCTAAATTTAAAGCCATGTCCTGAGAAGCCTGATGCAATGGCAACATTTGAATAGGTAGGATGCAAATCAATAATAAAATCCTCATCAGGAGTAAGTGTATACATGCAGGCTTTACCGTACTTCAATTGCTGTGTAGATGGCATATAGCTATGTAAAAATTGTCTTAAATCTGTCGCGTCTTCCTCTAGTTCACTAAATTCGCGCATGGCTTCATCTGGATTGATTGTCTCTCCTCCATCATGCCTGCCTACTTTTAGACCAGCACCATCAATGCTTGGAAAACCATAATATTGTCCTTGAGATGTCTCAAACGCAAAGGCTGGAAATTGCTTATAATTATACAAATCTTCACTGGCATTAAACCAAGCAAATGTTTTTCTTACTGGGTTTAAAGGAAGATTTAAATTTAATGTAGAAAGGAGATTTCTCGACCATGCTCCTGCTGAAACTACCAATGCACCAGCGGTAAAAGTTTGATCCTCGGTTTTGACGGTTACTCTATCATTATCCACTACTAATTCTTTCACTTTGCTATTTGTTAAAATGGTAGCTCCGTGTTGCTCTGCAAGTTCTCGATAAGCTCCAATGCACTCCCCACATTTCAGCATGCCTGATGTTGGTTCAAAGCACCCAATGTAATTGTCCGGTAAATTAATGCCCGGCCATCGCTTATTCACTTCACTTGAATCCAAAATCTCAAGTGGCAGTGAATGAGTTTTTGCACTTGAGATGATGTTCTCGATAAAATCTGTCTTTTCATAGCCTACGTTTAGAACGCCTGTTCGGATAAACAATTGTTTTCCCGTCAGCTTCTCTAAGTCGTTCCACAATTCTTGAGCCTTGAGCGCCAACGGAACGTATTCCCCACCTTCACCATACGCATGCCGAATAATTCTCGTATCTCCGTGATGACTCCCTTTGTCATGAGGCGGGTTAAAGGAATCCAATAATAATATTCTTTTGCCGCTCTTTGCTAAAAAATATCCTGCCGCCATCCCCATCGAACCAGCGCCAATTACAATTACATCATAATGCATAGTACGTTTCCTCCCTCGCAAATAAATATCCTACAACTAAATTTATCAATTACGCCTCGGCGTAATTGCGTTGGGATTTTGAATTGTGCACAGCACAAGTAGCTCCCTTCAAAATCCCTAACATCCGCCGGAGGCTTAACTTGAATCAGCAGAGAGTTTAAAACTCCCTGCTGATTCAAGTTAAATATTGGCTACTATTTTCTTATTTTACCACTTAACCACTCTCGCTTATGTACAAATATGAATACCTAGAATCTGCTTAATATAGAAGGTTCGACGAATTACGGTCATTCAACGTTTCACGTATTTTTTTGATCAAAGTAAGATTCCAAGTTTTATCGGACGTATTGCCGTCCTCAAACTTAGCTAGTACAAGGATTCACTCAGGTGTCACACTCATTCCTAGCACAATCTGAATATAACGCTAATCGAATTGAATTTTCGCTATATGTGGCCATAGAAAAACACCCCAAAAGTTAGATTTTGACTCTAACTTTTGGGATGCACTTCACACCAAGGTTTTCAATGGGAGGTTACTCTTTCTGAGTAAACATCTTCACTTGTAATGACTTTGGTTAACCGCCCTTAAAGCGGAATGTAACTGAGACCAGCTGGACGCTTCCTAGACGTTCAGCTTTTCTTATTATATATTAATTTTACTACATTCATACCGAATCAACACATTTAGTGAAGAATACCAGGTTATAAAAACAAATCAGGATTGTTTCAGAACCCGGTACCCTACTTGATACGACTGCATTTGCACCATATCTTAATATGGAAGTGGCGGGAGTCGAACCTGCCGCCCAGAGGCTCTAACACTTAAGCGTCTACACGTGTAGATTGTCTATTAGGTTTTGCACATCAGTAGCCGGCAATCAGGGTGTCCTGTGTTTGTGGCGCTTCCATACCTATTTACTTTGCGATGTTATTCACAAGGGAGTATTACATATTAACGAACTTGGTTCAATTACCTTCTAAGGACGATTATATCATATGATTATAATTAAAAGAGAATCCTCAAAATAAGGACTCTCATTAAGTATATATTCATAGTTATGACTATAACAAACTTCTGTTGTGAGAAACATTGCTACAACGGATGCTGCGTTTTACAATGCAGAACGAGTTATAGAGCCGTTCACTCATATTTTTTTATAGATATACCACTTATCTTCACTTCTTAATAAGAACCACTATAAACCAATTCAAACTTCTTGTGAAACCACACCTTAAGTGGTGCTTACTGTCTGCTTATAAGCCTCATATTGTTCTCCTAAGCCACGTAGTTTTTCTTCGAGGTACAAACACAATTTTTTAGAAAACCTATTAAAATAAACAACATATCCCTCTATCTGCTTGTGAGTCATATTAGGAGTTTTATCTTGATGACTTATTTGATTTCTCAAATTTACGATGTTATTATAAATAACTTCAAAATTAATTACTTGGGAATTCTCTAGTAATGAATGTTCATTATCTGAATACAGAACAATTGTCTCAAACACATTACTTATTTCTATATTGCTAAACAATTTCCTCAATTCCCTCGCGCCGTGTTTCCCATAATTAAACTTATTAGATATATTCAATCCAACAAAAGTTGCTTCTTGCTCCTGCCATAATTCTGCTAATTCTTTTAAAACTTGAATACTCTTTTCCTCATTGTGAACATGTTCGATAGTCAAAGATAGTTCCTTTATCCTGGTAATAGAATGCCTTATTTTCAACTGTTCGGATATCAAAAGATTGGCTACATTCATAGAATTTATATTTTCAACATATTCTTCTACAATATCTTCCACAAAGACCTCAAATTTAGCCGTGAGAAGCAGCAATGCACTTTTATTTAAAGCTGCATATTCACTCTGCATATCTTCGCATATGCTTGCTAGTCCCATTAGTCTTCCCACTTCTTCCAAAGCTTTGTTAAATTTAGTAAAACTCTCGAGTTGATTCGGCATTTTTTTACACCCTCATGACTTTATCTAAATGAGTTATCCATTCATTTAATCTGTACTCTAAAACTTTAGTGTCAGATGTTCCTTGGGTAACAGACAGATTAAATCTTGGTTTATTTAATAGCTCTATATATAATGTTAATATTTCTGTTTTTTTTGCTTGAATTTCTTCAAATGTATACTGTTCAAAACTAATCATTATTACATCCATTATTGCTTTATTAATTTTTGTCTCAAAGCCATCATCACTCAGCTTTCGGAATGCTTTATCTCCAAAAACTTCAAATACAGAATCAATCACTTTGTTAAACTTATCTTCAAGTTTTTGTATTATATCTATATTAAGGTTTTGATTACTTTCAAAATAAGAGTTTAAATATGTCTTTGTAGCACCTTTATAATTTCTGATTGAGTTTTTTTCGCTATCGAAATTCTCTGAAAATGAAAAATAACGCAATATCATTTCGCAATCTACCATTCTCTTGTGCGGCAATTTTAATCCTAACATATTTAAAAACTTTGGATTCTTAGCTAGATGCTTTAGTAAATTATTTAAACTGCCTCTATATAAACAATTTCTTAGTTCTTGCTCGTTCAATTTTACAGAACCAGTGTTTAATCGCATAAAAATGTCATACTTAATTTCAGGATGCGAATCATTGAAAATTAAAATTACTCGTAGACTCCCATTATTTAATACTCTCTTAGCTTTTGGATTAAGGTCTTCATATTTTTCTCCATTTAATTCACTTAAGATTTTCAGACCACTTAACTTAAAATTATTTTCATAGAACCTCTTTAAAGCATTTAACCTTTGTAGTCCATCAACAATATTCCAACTACTATCTTCTTCTTCTGAGGCATAGATAACTGGTATAGGGATATTAAGCAATATAGACTCAATTAATAAAGAAGCCTTTTTATTATCCCATACATAATTGCGTTGATATTCAGGATTTAAAATAATATCGTTTTCCCTAACCATTCTTACTAGGTCACCTACACTTTTATCATAAGCCTGTACCCTTAGCTTTCTCTGCTCAGTAGGTATTTCATTGATTTCCTCATCATCCTCTATCTCTACATCAATTATTTTATCCTCGAATTCTTCTGTCTCTTCACGAAAATATAGCAGTTCACTCATTTTATACACCCCTATTTCATCTTTCTGTTAAGTTTACAATATATTCATTAAATTAATGCCTATTATACTATTAAACTGTATAATAAGTATAGGATTATAACCATTTCCCATAATAACAGATAATAAAAGTTAAATATTCACTATTAAAGGCGAAATGAAAAAATTAATAGGCGAGGGTCTAATTAGTGGTCAATATGATATTTATAAGTTCCTAAATACAAATCGTTATTAGGACATCCCTTGTTCAACTTAGGGGACAGGTTATTTCAACAAGAAGAATGAAAAGTTAGATTAAAATTTAATTATATAACTAATCTAATTAACGAGAGGGACAAACCTATATGAAATTTGAGGAACAACACCAAAACTATAAGACATATTCACACGAAGATTATAATATGAATACATTCCCATTCTTTTTTATTTCTGACTTAAAGGGATTTATTCATTCTCAATTTATGAAGGAAGACCCTGATGAATCAAATGGTATTGCTTTAGAATTACAACATAAACTTGCTGCCATAGCTAGTTTAGACCCGGCTTCCAATGGACCTTATGAGTATATATTCGATGAGATAATAAGTACGTTAAGAAAGTTGGAGAAGAAGGGCTTTACTAACTTAATGGATGGGCTTGCTTTAATATTGGCTTTTCTTAGATGTGACGTGGAATTTAATAATTTTTTTAAAGAAACAAGCATCGGATATACCGCTACATTATCGAGCGGAGAGATTTTTTGGGAATTAAGAGAAGATGTAGATTCTTCAATAAAAAAATAGAGGAAGTCATTCCTTTAATACCTAACGTTTACAAAGATACAATAGCAAGTTTGGAACATGCCATTAAACTATTTAATGATGCAGAAAATGATGAAAAATCACGAAAAAATGCTCTAAGGGAATGTATATCGGCTGTAGAAGGTTTTGTGAAATCAATAACAGGTACAAACGACATTAAAATAGCTGACCAACGAATATCTAAAGAAAAATATGCCCATCCAATAATAACTCGTGATGCTTTAAAGGTATGGAATCATATAAATACCGACCTTCTAGATGTAAGGCATGGAAACAATGAATTTATATCAAAACTAGGTATTGAGGAAGTTACTTATTATATAGAGAGATTAGTTGCCTATATAAAATATCTAAATAGTAAAACTAATTAACCTTGTGCATTATTGTATCTAAAGTAACGGAAGCTTTAGATGAATAAGGAGCAGAAAAAAACCTCAAATAAAGATGTTTCTGCTTCCCTATAAATGTCTATTAATATAAGTAAAGTTCACCTCCCAACAATATTGGATATCATTTCCTCCTAGTGTAATTAAATCACATTATCCTCTAAAAGTTTTTTCAATAATATCTCCTCTATATCCTTTAAATCTTCTGGATATAGCTCAATAATTAGTATTTATTTTGCCCACAAATACTTAACTTCTTTAAAACCTTTCTCGAATTGCTCCCTATTTGATTGTTTTTATTAAGTTCCTTTCCCGAGAATGAGTATTGCAGACGGAATGAGCCAGTAAGTGCGGGAAAGGGAGCCAGCGATGATTACCGCCATGGGAATATAGCACTACTGCCATAGTTTTACCGTTGAATGCCATGAAACTTACCACGCAATGCCACTGTATGTGCCAGTATGTGCAGACGCATATCAGCTGGGGAGAAAGTGCAGTTTCAGTACGACCTTAAGGCGGTATGCGCTAGATAACGACTTGACATGGAGCCTCTACGGGCATGAGTCCCAAGCCAGGAAATCAGCAACACGTGCTGACTTGCCCCGCAAAGGCAATCATGCCCGCCTCTCCATGTAAAGTTGTAAGAAAAGGGATTGCTAACCTCCCCCAGTCGTTGTGTATCGGTGTCCATTCCCGGTTGAAGTGTATTTATAGTTGCTCAACGTTCAAGAAGACCGACACTTTCTAGCCAATCCTTCACTACTAGCACATGTTCTGTAAGCACCATGCCTTGCCGACTTAATATTCCCACTATCACGTATCACATCGCTCCTCCTACCCTTTGTGTCCTCCAACCAACGTTGATCGTTTAATGGCTGTGCCTGCATCCGTTAATGAGATTGCTCGAAGTATCGCAGTAGAACCATATCGATTCCGAATGCGATCCATCACCTTTCCAACTTCTCTGCCACGCCAGTTATCCTGCTCAAACAAACTCAGCTGTATGGATTGCTCGTTTTCTAATTTTGTAATCGAGATCGACACCTGTCGTACTGATCGAGCATCATAGTTTTCGCTTAACAGTTCTTTACAAACTTCATAAATTTTCATCGTTTCGTTCGTCGCTTCACTAATAGTGCGAGAACGTTGAAAGCCCCCACCCAATGTATTTTTACTATACCCAATACCTAAACTTATTGTTCGCCCTGCTTTGGATGCATCTCTCGCTCTTTTAGCAACATCCTCACACATTTCTAATACGACTGCCCTAACTTCGGCAATTGTTTTGTAGTCACGCATCAATATTTGGCTCTTGCCATAGCTAATCTGACCTTCTGGCATTTGTTCGTTTATTTTTGATAAGTCAATGCCCCAAGCGTGATGATACAACTGGTTGCCCATAATGCCGAATTTCTTTTCAAGCATTTCTAGCGAAGCGTGGGCAAGTTCCCCAACTGTAAATATCCCCAATGCGTTCAACGATTTTTCTGTTCGGCTTCCGATGCCCCACATTTGAGAGAGTGGGGACACTGGCCACAACTTCGTTTGTACGTCTTCAAATGTCCACTTGGCAAACCCTTTTTTCTTAGCTTCTAAATCAAGTGCCAATTTTGCTAGTAGCATGTTGGGACCCATCCCTGCCGTTGACGGTAAACCTAGCGTCTCATAGATTTCACTTTGGATTTCTCGAATGGTCTGTTCGGGATTTCCCCACAACCTTTCGGTACCTGTTAGGTCAATAAAAGATTCATCAATACTGTAGACGTGAATGGATTCTGTCGGGACGTATTTATGCAAAATTCTAGTGATAGACATCGAAATCTCAAGAAAATATGCCATTTTCGGCTCGTATAGTCTAACCTCTGGATGTTTCGGGATTTCATACAGCCGATTTCCAGTTTTTATTTTGAATCGCTTTTTCATCGCTGGCGATGCTGCTAATACGACCGATCCTTTTTGTTGCAGGTTTCCAATAACCGCTATCGGAACAGTTCGTACATCCAAATTATACAAAGTAGCTATACAACTTGCGTAAAAGCTCATCATGTCTATACAAGCGATTTGTCTGTTTGGGAATTTGCTGTAATCGAACACTAAATAGCATCCCTTTCTTTGTTGACGATAGGAACAAGAGCCAATATGTTTTCAATTAAAAAAGTACGTCTAGACTGCCGTAGATGACAATATGCTCGAAAAGAAACTTCACCAACTTGGATGACCACTATCTTCCTTTTGCTGACTACACCGCTTTTATCGATATACATCATATCCAAGAGCGAACCACAATCCATTGACCTCGTTAACCGGTTAAGCACACCTGTTCTCATTCTTTTCTTCAGTATAAAGAATGTATGTTCTTATCGCAATGTTTGTTAAAATAAAAGCTCATCTACCGACACATCATATTCCATAAAAATATCAGCAAACAACGCCTTATCAATCAAATTTCGGTATACGCCATCAAAATAACCAGCAATATTTCGAACCGTTTTGCGCTTTGTCGCTTGAACAGCAATATGAAGTGCTTGCATAGCTAATTGTTCGAGTAATTCTCCTTGGTGTGCGTGAATACTAAATTTCAACATGCGTAATGACTGTGCACGATAAATCCCGAACAATTGACGGGCTATGGAGCTGTCACCAATCGTCGTGGACAATAAATCTTTCATTCTTCCAAACAACGTAGTTGGTGTAGATATCGGCTCCGCAGGATACGTATCTGTAAGAGTATTGGTCTTTATGTTTTTAGTTTCAAAAGAAAATGATTCAGCATCGGGAACAACGTCGTCAGCCTTACTGTCACTAAGCTTGTCCACTGTTGCCGGCATGGTCAAAGTCGACTGGTCAACGAAGGGCAAAATAGTGTAAATGTTAGCACCAAGTCCGTTCGTAACGGGGCGAATATAATGGATACGTTCGATGATGCCGAGGCTTTCCAATTTACGAATGGCACGGCGAACGGTTACGTTGGACTTGCCAATTTTGTCTGCCATCGTGTCGTGCTTTAAATGTGCAGCACCGTATTTCACGGAGTAACGACGAATCATATCAAGTACAGCACGATCTGTTGGATTCATCTCGCTCCAATTTTTGTTAACGTGACGGCGTGTTGCCTCGTCCATATCTTGTGCATTTGTGAAATGTGCGTAGGCTTTTAAGTAAGTTGTCATGGTGGTCATGCCCCTTTTATTCTTTATATAGAGGGGAATGAGGAAATCGGATACATATTTAAAAATATATTAAATAAAAGAAAAATCCTTCTGTGGAAGCAAGGATTTTATCTAATGCATGTTTACTATCCTAAATAATTCTTTTCAATGCCCTTCCCCACTTTTTTTATGTGCATGTCTTTTTATCAGTATTTGTCGAAACATTTATAAAGGACTTTTTCCCTTCTCACCGAATTATGACTATAGAAGGAGGAGAACGCTATGAAATGTATTAAATGCGGGATACAATTTAGCGAAGCCGACATTATGGTTATGGAAGAGCACGATTTACAGATTTGCGATTCATGCGAATTGAAAACGGAACTCTTTTTAATTACTAACGCCGGGGTCAAATTCGCAGTTGAAGGGGAAAATCCAAATGAAGCTCTCCAAAATTGGGGACGCTTCGCAATGAAGATGGGATTCATACATGAAGATGAACTTGCTACAATTCAGGTCGAACCACAAATAATCGAGCACGTTATTTTGGTACAAGACTAACATGCGCACCAAATATATCCAATAATGTTACATGATTTAAACTAATCTTCTTTAAAACAACTTTAGTGAACTTGTTCGTTGGGTAATGAAGTTATTCACAAACAATTAGAGAATAAAAGACTCAGATAAGGTAAACAGCCATTGGAACTTTAACATTCCAATGGCTATTTATTTTGTGCATTATTAGCAAGTGGCTCAAAACTCCACACAGCTGGCTCATTCTGTCCGCAATACTCACAAAGGCCTTACTGATTTCAGTATATATCAATTACTTATCAAGTCGAATCGTTCGTGAGCTACTTCAATTCGTGTGAGTGTATCAAGTCACCTCAATACAAG
Proteins encoded:
- a CDS encoding MAE_28990/MAE_18760 family HEPN-like nuclease; its protein translation is MPNQLESFTKFNKALEEVGRLMGLASICEDMQSEYAALNKSALLLLTAKFEVFVEDIVEEYVENINSMNVANLLISEQLKIRHSITRIKELSLTIEHVHNEEKSIQVLKELAELWQEQEATFVGLNISNKFNYGKHGARELRKLFSNIEISNVFETIVLYSDNEHSLLENSQVINFEVIYNNIVNLRNQISHQDKTPNMTHKQIEGYVVYFNRFSKKLCLYLEEKLRGLGEQYEAYKQTVSTT
- a CDS encoding DUF262 domain-containing protein; protein product: MSELLYFREETEEFEDKIIDVEIEDDEEINEIPTEQRKLRVQAYDKSVGDLVRMVRENDIILNPEYQRNYVWDNKKASLLIESILLNIPIPVIYASEEEDSSWNIVDGLQRLNALKRFYENNFKLSGLKILSELNGEKYEDLNPKAKRVLNNGSLRVILIFNDSHPEIKYDIFMRLNTGSVKLNEQELRNCLYRGSLNNLLKHLAKNPKFLNMLGLKLPHKRMVDCEMILRYFSFSENFDSEKNSIRNYKGATKTYLNSYFESNQNLNIDIIQKLEDKFNKVIDSVFEVFGDKAFRKLSDDGFETKINKAIMDVIMISFEQYTFEEIQAKKTEILTLYIELLNKPRFNLSVTQGTSDTKVLEYRLNEWITHLDKVMRV
- a CDS encoding UV damage repair protein UvrX produces the protein MMSFYASCIATLYNLDVRTVPIAVIGNLQQKGSVVLAASPAMKKRFKIKTGNRLYEIPKHPEVRLYEPKMAYFLEISMSITRILHKYVPTESIHVYSIDESFIDLTGTERLWGNPEQTIREIQSEIYETLGLPSTAGMGPNMLLAKLALDLEAKKKGFAKWTFEDVQTKLWPVSPLSQMWGIGSRTEKSLNALGIFTVGELAHASLEMLEKKFGIMGNQLYHHAWGIDLSKINEQMPEGQISYGKSQILMRDYKTIAEVRAVVLEMCEDVAKRARDASKAGRTISLGIGYSKNTLGGGFQRSRTISEATNETMKIYEVCKELLSENYDARSVRQVSISITKLENEQSIQLSLFEQDNWRGREVGKVMDRIRNRYGSTAILRAISLTDAGTAIKRSTLVGGHKG
- the solA gene encoding N-methyl-L-tryptophan oxidase, with translation MHYDVIVIGAGSMGMAAGYFLAKSGKRILLLDSFNPPHDKGSHHGDTRIIRHAYGEGGEYVPLALKAQELWNDLEKLTGKQLFIRTGVLNVGYEKTDFIENIISSAKTHSLPLEILDSSEVNKRWPGINLPDNYIGCFEPTSGMLKCGECIGAYRELAEQHGATILTNSKVKELVVDNDRVTVKTEDQTFTAGALVVSAGAWSRNLLSTLNLNLPLNPVRKTFAWFNASEDLYNYKQFPAFAFETSQGQYYGFPSIDGAGLKVGRHDGGETINPDEAMREFSELEEDATDLRQFLHSYMPSTQQLKYGKACMYTLTPDEDFIIDLHPTYSNVAIASGFSGHGFKFSSVIGQILSELIILGKTEKNITLFSIDRFT
- a CDS encoding helix-turn-helix domain-containing protein, with amino-acid sequence MTTYLKAYAHFTNAQDMDEATRRHVNKNWSEMNPTDRAVLDMIRRYSVKYGAAHLKHDTMADKIGKSNVTVRRAIRKLESLGIIERIHYIRPVTNGLGANIYTILPFVDQSTLTMPATVDKLSDSKADDVVPDAESFSFETKNIKTNTLTDTYPAEPISTPTTLFGRMKDLLSTTIGDSSIARQLFGIYRAQSLRMLKFSIHAHQGELLEQLAMQALHIAVQATKRKTVRNIAGYFDGVYRNLIDKALFADIFMEYDVSVDELLF
- a CDS encoding nucleoside deaminase, with the protein product MINETDLKHLERCIELAKHALDIGDEPFGSILVSASGDVLKEDHNRVSGGDYTQHPEFAIARWAAENMTPLERSQATVYTSGEHCPMCAAAHGWVGLGRIVYASSSTQLAEWLQEMGVPASRVRNLPIQEVIRDIEVDGPVPRLAEQVRQLHRQLHEGK